Sequence from the Halobaculum rubrum genome:
GAGCTGCTGTGGGTCGAGACGCCGACGAACCCGCTGATGCGCGTCAACGACATCGCGGCCCTCGCCGACATCGCCCACGAGCACGACGCGCTGTGTGCCGTCGACAACACCTTCGCGACGCCGTACCTCCAGCGCCCGCTGGAGCACGGCGCCGACATCGTGAGTCACTCGCTGACGAAGTACCTCGGCGGCCACTCGGACGTGGTCGGCGGCGCCCTCGTGACCGACGACCCCGACCTCGACGATCGTATCGGCTTCTATCAGAACTCGGTGGGCGCGACGCCGTCGCCGTTCGACTGCTTCCTCGTCCTCCGAGGGACGAAGACCCTGCCAGTTCGGATGGATCGTCACTGCGAGAACGCCCGCGACCTCGCGGCGTGGCTGGACGACCACGACGCCGTCGAGCGCGTCTACTACCCCGGGCTCGACTCCCATCCGCAACACGACCTGGCGAGCGAGCAGATGGACGACTTCGGCGGGATGCTCTCGTTCGAGTTCGACGGCACGCTGGAGCAAGCGAGCGCCGTCGTCGAGGGAACCGAGGTGTTCACGCTCGCCGAGAGCCTCGGCGGTGTCGAAAGCCTCATCGAGCAGCCCGCGGCGATGACGCACGCGGCCATCCCGAAGGAGGAACGGGAGGCGGCCGGGCTCACCGACGGGCTCATCCGCGTCTCCGTCGGTGTCGAACACGTCGAGGACATGAAGGCGGATCTCCGGTCGGCGTTCGACGCGGCGCTGGAGTAGTCGCGCACGCAACGACTGAGTCGTCGGGACCCGCCCGGGTCGTCCCGTGACCCGCCACGCGGACGGCCGACGATCTATCGGCAACGGCGGACGTACGCCGACGAGTTCTTGCCGCCCCGCAGTCAGTACCGACGGACCGCGGCTGCGGCAATCCTCGCCGTCCCTCCCCGTATCCGAAGGGTCTTATTCGCGTGTGACACAGCGGCACACAATGACTCATCGAGTCGGCATCCTCGGCGCCACGGGCGCCGTGGGCCAACGGTTCATCCAACTGCTCGACGGCCACCCGCAGTTCGAGATCGCGTGTCTGACCGCCAGCGAGACCTCGGCGGGCAAGCCGTACCGC
This genomic interval carries:
- a CDS encoding cystathionine gamma-synthase, with the translated sequence MTDNGDADERTFRIETAAIHAGQEPDPETGALMTPIHANSTYEQDGPGDHRGYEYSRTGNPTRTDLEANLAAMEGGEFGRAFSSGMGSINTVCNLLSAGDHVVTGDDVYGGTHRIFTQVYEEYDLEFDFVDTTDHDAVRDAMREETELLWVETPTNPLMRVNDIAALADIAHEHDALCAVDNTFATPYLQRPLEHGADIVSHSLTKYLGGHSDVVGGALVTDDPDLDDRIGFYQNSVGATPSPFDCFLVLRGTKTLPVRMDRHCENARDLAAWLDDHDAVERVYYPGLDSHPQHDLASEQMDDFGGMLSFEFDGTLEQASAVVEGTEVFTLAESLGGVESLIEQPAAMTHAAIPKEEREAAGLTDGLIRVSVGVEHVEDMKADLRSAFDAALE